One part of the Heptranchias perlo isolate sHepPer1 chromosome 10, sHepPer1.hap1, whole genome shotgun sequence genome encodes these proteins:
- the dhrs7 gene encoding LOW QUALITY PROTEIN: dehydrogenase/reductase SDR family member 7 (The sequence of the model RefSeq protein was modified relative to this genomic sequence to represent the inferred CDS: inserted 2 bases in 1 codon; substituted 1 base at 1 genomic stop codon) codes for MDLLSVLCFCLVIYVIVQFVWFLRADADFTLLWAEHLGNKPEDKLSQKVVWITGASTGIGEELAYQLAKLGASLVLFARREAELQXVKQNCLDRSKLQEKDILVLLLDLNESSSHETATKSVVQHFGKIDILVNNAGRSQRFLFLDTNLDVYKAITQLNFLGTVSLTKCVLPXIKQKKGQIVTISSLAGLVAAPVSTGYESSKHALQDADASYFGKIKVKAT; via the exons ATGGATCTCCTGTCTGTGTTGTGTTTCTGTCTGGTGATTTATGTGATTGTGCAGTTTGTTTGGTTCTTGAGGGCTGATGCAGATTTTACTTTGTTATGGGCTGAACACCTGGGAAACAAGCCAG AAGACAAACTCTCCCAGAAAGTGGTATGGATAACAGGGGCCTCTACTGGAATTGGAGAGGAGTTAGCATACCAGCTAGCAAAATTAGGAGCTTCATTGGTGCTGTTTGCAAGGAGAGAGGCTGAACTGCAATGAGTTAAACAAAACTGCCTAG ATCGTAGCAAGCTACAAGAAAAGGATATTCTTGTTCTGCTACTTGACCTGAATGAAAGCAGTTCCCATGAGACTGCAACAAAAAGCGTTGTCCAGCACTTTGGTAAA ATTGACATTTTGGTCAATAATGCTGGGCGTTCCCAGCGCTTCCTATTCCTGGACACAAACCTTGATGTTTACAAAGCTATAACGCAACTGAACTTCCTTGGTACAGTCTCACTGACCAAGTGTGTTTTACC GATCAAGCAGAAGAAAGGACAAATAGTCACTATCAGTAGCTTGGCAGGCCTTGTTGCTGCACCTGTTTCTACAGGTTATGAAAGTAGTAAACATGCTCTTCAG gaTGCTGATGCCTCTTATTTTGGAAAGATAAAGGTTAAAGCAACTTGA